A stretch of Gasterosteus aculeatus chromosome 4, fGasAcu3.hap1.1, whole genome shotgun sequence DNA encodes these proteins:
- the LOC120817459 gene encoding peroxisome proliferator-activated receptor alpha: MARDLFSPPSPLGDSLLDSPLCGDLMEDLRDISRSIGDDALGFDFPVYRSTGSGSESSVALDTLTPASSPSSGVCAAAPSPEGGSGPLNLECRVCSDKASGFHYGVHACEGCKGFFRRTIRLKLEYDKCEHKCKIQKKNRNKCQYCRFHKCLSVGMSHNAIRFGRMPQAEKLKLKAESKMVEKEVASPTLTDHKTLVGQIHEAYVTNFNMNKAKARLILTGKTSKPPFIIHDMETFQLAERTLAAQVGNGDGPELGSRLRAGQVLVCGELQQREAEARLFHCCQSTSVETVTELTEFAKAVPGFPNLDLNDQVTLLKYGVYEALFTLLASCMNKDGLLVARGGGFITREFLKSRRRPFSDMMEPKFQFATRFNSLELDDSDLALFVAAIICCGDRPGLVDVPQVERLQESIVQALRLHLLANHPDDSFLFPRLLQKLADLRQLVTEHAQLVQEIKTTEDTSLHPLLQEIYRDMY, encoded by the exons ATGGCCCGGGATCTCTTTAGCCCCCCATCCCCACTGGGGGACTCCCTGCTGGACAGCCCGCTGTGTGGAGACCTGATGGAGGACCTCCGCGACATCTCCCGGTCCATCGGAGACGACGCCTTGGGGTTCGATTTCCCGGTGTACCGGAGCACCGGCTCGGGGTCCGAGAGCTCCGTCGCACTGG ACACTTTGACCCCAGCCTCCAGTCCCTCGTCGGGGGTGTGCGCCGCCGCCCCCAGTCCGGAGGGGGGCTCCGGCCCCCTCAACCTGGAGTGCCGGGTGTGCTCGGACAAGGCCTCCGGCTTCCACTACGGCGTGCACGCCTGTGAGGGCTGCAAG GGTTTCTTCAGACGGACCATCAGGCTGAAGCTGGAGTATGATAAGTGCGAACACAAATGCAAAATCCAAAAGAAGAACCGCAACAAGTGCCAGTACTGCCGATTCCACAAGTGCCTCTCTGTGGGCATGTCGCACAATG CCATCCGCTTCGGTCGGATGCCTCAGGCGGAGAAGCTGAAGCTGAAGGCGGAATCCAAGATGGTGGAGAAAGAGGTGGCGAGCCCCACGCTGACCGACCACAAGACTCTGGTCGGGCAGATCCACGAAGCCTACGTGACCAACTTCAACATGAACAAGGCGAAAGCTCGGCTCATACTCACCGGGAAGACGAGCAAGCCG CCTTTCATCATTCACGACATGGAGACGTTCCAGCTGGCAGAGAGGACGTTGGCGGCGCAGGTGGGAAACGGCGACGGTCCGGAGCTCGGGAGCAGGCTTCGTGCCGGGCAGGTGCTTGTGTGCGGGGAACTCCAGCAACGGGAGGCTGAAGCCAGGCTCTTCCACTGCTGCCAGAGCACCTCGGTGGAGACGGTCACGGAGCTGACGGAGTTTGCCAAGGCGGTGCCGGGTTTCCCGAACCTGGATCTTAATGACCAG gtgaCCTTGTTAAAGTATGGGGTTTATGAAgccctcttcaccctcctggCCTCCTGCATGAACAAAGACGGCCTCCTGGTGGCCCGCGGTGGGGGCTTCATCACCCGAGAGTTCCTCAAGAGCCGCCGGCGGCCATTTAGCGACATGATGGAGCCAAAATTCCAGTTTGCCACACGCTTCAACTCCCTGGAGCTGGACGACAGCGACCTGGCCCTTTTTGTCGCTGCCATCATCTGCTGCGGAg ATCGGCCAGGCTTGGTGGATGTGCCTCAGGTGGAGAGGCTGCAGGAAAGCATCGTTCAGGCACTCCGGCTCCACCTGCTGGCCAATCACCCGGACGACAGCTTCCTCTTCCCCAGACTGCTGCAGAAGCTGGCTGACCTCCGGCAGCTGGTCACCGAGCATGCTCAGTTGGTGCAGGAAATCAAGACAACAGAGGACACGTCGCTGCACCCGCTCCTGCAGGAGATATATAGGGACATGTACTGA
- the cdpf1 gene encoding cysteine-rich DPF motif domain-containing protein 1 — MEQTTSDPRPKIFTCQVCELSSPFTYHGQKPPNTRAIVLLEECFVTQDPFSPDREKFLVLGSACSLCNTRVCVGSDCSLFYTKRFCMHCVNKHLEQFPRQIQAELAKKKQSSKSSDK, encoded by the exons ATGGAGCAAACTACAAGCGACCCTCGTCCAAAAATATTTACATGCCAGGTGTGCGAGTTAAGCAGCCCCTTCACTTACCACGGCCAGAAACCACCAAACACGAGAGCCATTGT GCTGCTTGAGGAGTGTTTTGTGACCCAGGACCCCTTCAGTCCGGACAGGGAAAAGTTTCTTGTTTTGGGTTCCGCCTGCAGCCTGTGCAACacacgtgtttgtgttggttCG GACTGCAGTCTTTTCTACACCAAGAGGTTCTGCATGCACTGCGTGAACAAGCACTTGGAGCAGTTCCCACGTCAGATCCAGGCTGAGCTGGCTAAGAAGAAGCAGAGCTCCAAGTCATCTGACAAGTAG
- the cdkn1ba gene encoding cyclin-dependent kinase inhibitor 1Ba yields MCNKMSEVRLSNASPTVERVDVRQPDAARPSVCKNLFGRPEPEEIRRDLAASIRAGVEDFKETYNFDPVADRPLSPIHNNNNNYDWQEDSDPPEFYVRQPHRGSRRPRGDVRDGRRDAGQSSGGGGERRAAPPDRGGSRKRASASGSCSSESMSKKSKDDCDDEEDPGAAGQALEAAEEEEEARVQ; encoded by the exons ATGTGCAACAAAATGTCAGAAGTTCGCCTTTCTAACGCGAGCCCGACGGTGGAGAGGGTGGACGTGCGTCAGCCGGACGCCGCCAGACCGTCGGTCTGCAAGAACCTTTTCGGCAGGCCCGAACCGGAGGAGATACGGCGTGATTTGGCGGCTTCCATACGGGCAGGTGTGGAGGATTTCAAGGAAACGTACAACTTCGATCCCGTCGCCGACAGGCCGCTTTCTCCgattcacaacaacaacaacaattacgACTGGCAGGAGGACAGCGACCCCCCGGAGTTTTACGTCAGGCAGCCGCACCGCGGGAGCCGGCGGCCGCGGGGAGACGTCCGCGACGGCCGACGGGACGCCGGGcagagcagcggcggcggcggcgagcggCGGGCGGCTCCGCCGGACCGAGGCGGCTCGAGGAAAAGAGCATCGGCCTcag GATCCTGCTCCAGCGAGTCTATGAGTAAAAAGTCAAAAGATGACTGTGACGATGAGGAAGATCCCGGTGCAGCGGGTCAGGCGCTTGAAGCcgccgaagaggaggaggaggcgcgcgTGCAGTGA